The following proteins are co-located in the Sulfurovum sp. TSL6 genome:
- a CDS encoding PIG-L deacetylase family protein encodes MRNIKFLLFFLITIVFIMVFFIVKVIKERSALYPYDTSKSYLYDFNQTNAKIIDLKLENGKIRLASNENEKKSVFLKVNVKSTFMGKYLQPSIELKAGELFVTQYFEHGAKGTRYINISSLMANHETEITLKEKYISLNENTLQSVSFANKDIKTLKILVLAPHPDDAEIAAYGLYSDNNQSYVITVTAGDTGKFKYNEIYNNKVQHYLKKGELRTWDSITVPLLGGISSEHILNLGYFDRSLISMFSDKSKEVKGYYTDTLDINTYRKQNISKLATGLTGNSSWNSLVKNLIYLLDKIKPNIIVTPYPALDTHPDHKLTTVALIDAIKESGIKDGDLYLYTNHCVTNEYYPYGKSGGAISLPPHFGDTIYFDTIYSHPLSSDKQKDKLFALEAMHDLRLDTEWHSSKGAMKLAWKQIRRDIFAEEDTNYSYYKRSVRSNELFFVVKIKNIYKKNILETLNGKL; translated from the coding sequence ATGCGTAATATAAAATTTCTTTTATTTTTTTTAATAACTATTGTATTCATCATGGTATTCTTTATTGTTAAAGTAATCAAAGAAAGATCTGCACTATACCCTTATGATACAAGTAAAAGTTATCTATATGACTTTAATCAAACCAATGCCAAGATAATTGATCTGAAGCTTGAAAATGGAAAGATAAGATTGGCAAGTAATGAAAATGAAAAGAAGTCGGTATTTCTAAAAGTAAATGTAAAAAGCACATTCATGGGTAAATATCTTCAACCCAGTATTGAACTCAAAGCTGGAGAACTCTTCGTTACACAGTATTTTGAACATGGAGCCAAAGGAACAAGGTATATAAATATCAGTTCGTTAATGGCCAATCATGAAACTGAGATCACACTTAAAGAAAAATATATTTCTCTCAATGAGAATACTTTACAATCAGTATCTTTTGCAAATAAAGATATCAAAACACTGAAAATTCTTGTTCTTGCACCCCATCCAGATGATGCAGAAATAGCAGCTTATGGACTTTACAGTGACAATAATCAATCATATGTAATAACTGTTACTGCTGGGGATACCGGCAAATTTAAATATAATGAAATATATAACAATAAAGTACAACATTATTTAAAAAAAGGAGAGCTGCGAACATGGGATAGTATTACAGTACCTTTATTAGGAGGTATATCATCGGAACATATTTTAAACCTTGGTTATTTTGATAGATCGTTAATAAGTATGTTTAGCGATAAATCAAAAGAAGTGAAGGGATATTATACAGATACCTTAGATATAAACACATATAGAAAGCAAAATATATCCAAACTTGCTACTGGGTTAACAGGGAATTCAAGTTGGAATTCACTTGTGAAAAATCTTATTTATTTATTAGATAAAATTAAACCGAATATCATAGTAACACCCTATCCGGCATTGGATACACACCCAGATCATAAGCTAACAACAGTGGCACTTATTGATGCTATAAAGGAATCTGGGATCAAGGATGGTGATTTGTATCTCTATACAAATCACTGTGTGACAAATGAATACTACCCATATGGGAAATCAGGTGGAGCTATCTCCCTTCCACCACATTTCGGGGATACAATATATTTTGATACTATTTACTCACACCCTTTATCTTCTGATAAGCAAAAAGATAAACTATTCGCCCTAGAGGCAATGCATGATTTAAGACTAGATACTGAGTGGCATTCTTCCAAAGGTGCTATGAAGTTGGCATGGAAGCAGATTCGAAGAGATATTTTTGCCGAAGAAGACACTAACTATTCTTACTATAAAAGATCTGTGAGAAGTAACGAATTATTTTTTGTAGTTAAAATAAAAAATATTTACAAGAAAAATATTTTAGAGACTCTTAATGGCAAGCTTTAA